TTGCGACGTCGAACAGACCGCGGAATATTTTGTCGGTCTGGGTGTTACGCGCGACGATCCGGTCGCCGACAATCGCCAGCAGATTGCCATCGGCGACCAGCTGCCGGCACGCGGCGTTGGCGTGGACGACACGCGCGTCGGCGTCAAGCAGGCAGATGGCGGTGCCAAGGCCGTCGAGGACATCGGCGAGGTCGTCCACGGTATGCAAGCGAGCCCCGATCTGCCGGCCCATGAGCCTGGAACGGTGGAGGTGCGGCGCAAGCAGCCGCATGCGCTCGCGCATGGTGTCGTCGACGGGTCCGCGGGATCGATGGCGCAGCACCTGCAAGATCGTGGTGCGCGTGCCCGACGTGTCGAGCGTGACTGCCGCGAGATCGATCGCATCCTGGGGCTCGAGCCATTCCCGGTAGAAGCTGGTCGCCACGAAATCCGAATGAGGCATGACGTCGGTCACGCCGGCGGTCTGCCCGACAGCGAGACCGGGATGGCGATCGAGCAGCGGGTCGAGTTCCACGTAGCGGTCACGATAGAGCTCACGGAATCGAGACTCCGTGCCGAAATGCTGATGGATCTCGATCGAGAGCCCGGCCACATCGCGCGACAGGATCGTCGCCGCGAACCCGCCGACGAATTCAGCAACCTGCTCCAGCACAGCGCTTCGCAGCGCAGGATCAATTGCCGCATCGTAGATGTCGCCGACCAGCGACGAGAACCGGCTCGCATGGACGACGGTCATCTGCCGGACGATGCGATCAGTGCACAGCCCCGGTGACGAAGGGGGCTCGCAATTCGGGAACCGGAGGAGCGAACGGGACGGTCAAGCGCCGCCCTCGACGAGGAAAAAGGATTGCAGCGAAATGCTGGAATATCGAACATCGTCCTTGCGTAACGTCAACCGCAGGATGCGGCTTGGACGTTTTCGCCAAAGACTAGGATTAATGCGAACAGCGATCGGGCTGTGTGCGATGAGTCACGCGCACGCTGCGCGCAGGCTTTGTATGCGATCAGGCCTCGACGCAATTTGCGTCACCATCGGCTCTCTTAGGGTGGGCAAAGGCGCGTGGCGCCGTGCCCACGATCTCGTGCCGAATGCAAAAATTGGTGGGCACGCTCGCGCTTTGCCCCCCTAGAGAGCGGTGCCTGACGC
This is a stretch of genomic DNA from Bradyrhizobium sp. CB2312. It encodes these proteins:
- a CDS encoding LuxR family transcriptional regulator yields the protein MTVVHASRFSSLVGDIYDAAIDPALRSAVLEQVAEFVGGFAATILSRDVAGLSIEIHQHFGTESRFRELYRDRYVELDPLLDRHPGLAVGQTAGVTDVMPHSDFVATSFYREWLEPQDAIDLAAVTLDTSGTRTTILQVLRHRSRGPVDDTMRERMRLLAPHLHRSRLMGRQIGARLHTVDDLADVLDGLGTAICLLDADARVVHANAACRQLVADGNLLAIVGDRIVARNTQTDKIFRGLFDVATNGGPEASGRRQIELVTSADGQHHLIHAFPLKRERNQPRDIAATVLFVQKASMVPLLATEAIAAAFRLTPSELRVLMAIIEIGGVPDIAAKLGIAETTVKTHLGRLFEKTGAGRQADLVKIAAGFAVPFGRRTNGGDV